The Danio rerio strain Tuebingen ecotype United States chromosome 19, GRCz12tu, whole genome shotgun sequence genome includes the window CGGAAAGTGGACACAAAGTCCTATTAATAGGCTACTGGGAGTCGGGAAACTCATAGATGACTTTAATTTCCGGGTTGTGTGTGTCCTGTTGGAGCAATGACtggattcgtttttttttttttttttttttttttttgaatgcaaatatacaaccaCAATCAGGAGATTGATATGAGAGTGGATTAGTTGTTTTACATCACATTATTTTGTTGGGGGAAATAATTGAGTGGACATCATGAATAAAGTGGCTTTAATCACTAGTTAATATTCAGTACATTAGGGTTTGAACAGAACCGTCAGCATGTTAAAAGTTAATTcgcaaaaacatgttttttatattttcatgtttttattttgtgcattaaaGGGTTCATTTGCAAAAAAGAGAagattaatgaaattaaaaatgactcatttttgcAGATGAGCTCtttatgtgctttttaaaaattgtacattttaccAAAATAGCTTAAAGATGCAGATACTCCACTTTAtcaaatttaattattcaaaacATTCATGAAAATGACAATTACAATTCACAGTTTAAGAACTTCTCAGGTTAAGAATTTAACAACTCCTAAAATATATAATCTAACAACAACACAGTTCATCAAAATGTAATACATATCAAATGAGTGAGGAATATTTTGCATCAAATCCAagcaaaatagaaaataaagtctGGACGACAGTCTCATTCCTGTCCTACCCTCTCAAAAacaaaggtatgcgagctgtcactggggtggtacctttttaaaagttaCAAATTTGTATCTAAAAGGTCCGCATTAACACTTCAAGGGTACATatcagtacctaaaaagtacaaaagtgttcctcttaaaatttttatatCCTAATATACACTCTGAGTTACCAAtgtggaccctttaagtacaaatgtgtaccttttgaaagggtaccaccccagtgacagctcacgtacctttatttctgagactgtGTACTGATTACTACATTATTAAAAGGTGAATGGCAGTGAGTGAGTTTTGACATGTACATCATGATGCTCTAAAACaatagtctcaaactcaattccaggaGGGCCTTCAGCTCTAACCCCATCCAAATCacagtctctagtagtcttgaacaccttgattagttggatcagctgtgtttgattagggttgtagcaaaactgtacagagctgcggccctccaggaatccaggtTGAGACCTGTACTCTAAAATCAACTCAAAATCTCAAACATATTTGTTATCCATATAATGGATGGAAGCTATAAACAAAAGACTGTGTTTTCTGTGAAAGTCTGAACTCTGACAACTAGTTATTTCAGACTGCAAGTGATATAAAAAAGAATGTAGAGCACAAATCATGTAGAGTACAACAGGTCATACTCGAAACTTTACACATCTAAAGTCATGTGATGCAAATTCATGGAGTAGGTTCAGCAAAGGTCAGTCAGAGCAGAGCTGTAGGTTGGTTCTGATGGGAAGACTAGTGTCCACCCAGCTGTTGGGGCTCTGAATCACACTTGACCACACATTGATCTCATCTTCTGTCGAGTCCATCCAGCAAACAGACTGACCGTAACTTAAGCCTGCAACACATGAACGCAAGGGGACAGATTTAGTATAGTTCCGCAAAGGCATGGACAAAAAATCTACTCTTGACACATAGTGATAAACTTCTGATGTACAATGCACCGATGGTTTAATTTCTGCAGCTGACTTTATTGCATAAGCATTTGTAGGAGTTTCCCTATCCATATCCAACAGAGAGCTTTTCAACTGAATCATGCAACGGCTGCTAATGACCTCAGTATTGTGACTAGTTACTGAATAGAGGTCATTTTCTATATCTTTAACCATAACGTACAAGTCAGTGGATCACAACCTATTTagctgtattgtttattattaaaattatcaaGGTTGTAGTTGGGTTTGGGTATTGAGGAGGATTAGGAATAACatgcagaatatgtgctttattcattcattcattttcttgtcggcttagtccctttattaatccggggtcaccacagcggaatgaaccgccaacttatccagcaagcttttacgcagcggatgcccttccagccataacccatctctgggaaacatccacacacacattcacacacacacactcatacactacagacaatttagcctacccaattcaccagtaccgcatgtctttggactgtgggggaaaccggagcacccggaggaaacccacgcgaaggcagggagaacatgcaaactccacacagaaaacgctaactgagccgaggttcgaaccagcgaccttcttgctgtgaggcgacagcactacctactgcgccactgccttgcccccaTATgtgctttaatatttatttattttgtattaataaacagccaatattattttaacagcgAGGTAATAATTTGCTAGTTAATAGGAAGAATTGGTACTTAAATGAGTTACTGTTTTGTACCATACCGTAAAAGTGtcactgttttgttttattatacagATTAATGTTATATCCAACCTGAAAAACTTgaaaggtactgcaaagaggaatggacaaAAATTGCCAAAGACAGGTTTGCCAAGCTTGTGGCTTgtaggttttttatttttgttttaataaacttgcaacaatttcaaaaactcttttgaattgtcattatggggtattgtgtaaAGAATATTGagaaataaattactttaatccattttggaataaggctgtaacataaaaaatgtggaaaaagtgaagcgctatgaatacttcccTGGATGCACTGTATAGTAAAAAGATAGGTGAAAGCTATGGTTCAGATCCCGCAAAATGCATATTGAAATTGATTAGTGTACCCTTATAATCCAGTCAAAGGGGGCTGGTAGTCATCTAGTGGAAATGTTTGGTATTTAGCCTAAacagccaatatatatatataatatatattaatacttaactttatataataaaaaaacatatactttTGACTTTCATCCAAGTTTAAACAGCTGCTAGAAATGTTTTAAACTGCATGTATTTTAATCTGGTGTTTTCAAGTACTTAGGTTTTGGATAAAAGTGCTGAAAATATAATAGctttgctttaaaaataatatatcttACTAAATATGTAATAACAATTAATtataaaactactttttttttttgcttttgcataaaatgttaaatgatattaaacaaatataaaaagacACTTTTAGGATGTGAGTAAATTCCATTTAAGAGAGTAAATAGCAGAAATTCAGTGTTGGGCTTGGGGGGCAAACATGCCATCAAAACTTGTCCTTAGTATGGCATACTATAGAATAACATAACAAACAGCCTCTGATATAACGTGATGATTGTGCTTGAAATGTGCTTAAATGTGACACTGGTAAAGGTGTAATAACCCTGTTTGATGTGTTGTATAGTTCATTACGCTTCAATCTGCATCACCTGAGCCAGTGCTGAGGCGGACTCCACCCAGACAGCCGGAGGGATGTGGGTTCCAGACTGTTATCTCTGCACAGGCCTGAATGAGGTCACTGGACTGAAAGCCGTCATAAACCATGGTGTGATTGAACACTGGGCTGACAGAACCACGGACCACACGAGTCTGCTGACCGCTGACACCACTCTCATCTGGTAAAACCACACTGCACACACATACCATACTGATgcgctcacaaaaaaaaaaaacagcatacttATCTATTACGAATATGCAGAATCCCACACCTTTTTACATATGTGTTAGGTGCGCCACGTTTTGTGGGAAGTAAACCGACAATCTCTCTCAACCAAATATGGAGTTCACCAGTCGCTGGATTTCCACGTCctacaaacacaaaaaacactAAACAAGACTGACATAAAGATGCCGCTAAGAATTTTCAAGGGTAAAGTCGTTTATATTTAATGTGGAACTACTGGACCACATGTTTTACATTCAATCCGTATAGATTTGATTATAgccaaaaaagttttttgttcttttgtgGCAAAACTCATTAAACAATACATCATAATAACAGGCAGGGCTTGACATGAACTTTTCTGATCACCAGCctctgtggctagtagttttccaacattactagccactctgcattttcactagccacaattttgttgttgggacaATATATTTCATGCGTTATGCATTAATATAACTTTGACAtactaaaatgacttgatttagattttgtgttatgtccacatgcctcacGATTCTGGCAGGGAACATCATTTTGAATCCTACTCATGTGTTGAATCATGAATTTATACCATTAAAGTCTAACCATCGATTTAGAGTCCCAAGCTGTAATAAAGTGAAATTAGAACAGTCATTTGTACATCAGGCTGTCTTGGAGCTGAAGTCTgtgtaaaatttgtattatttttgtattagtcTTTGTCTCCTTGTAAGGAGTGTTAATCATGCTGTTACGCAAGAAAAATTTCAGATGCAAATCTGACAATAAAGTtttgtattgtattctattgCCATATCTGGGACATTTTGTTTCTATTTCTTTTAGTCAACCACTTAAacccattcattcactcattttcttgtcggcttagtccctttattaatccgggtttcgcaacagcggaatgaactgccaacttatccagcacattttatgcagcggatgcccttccagccacaatccatctctaggaaacatccacacacacttattcacacacacactcatacactacggacaatttagtctacccaattcacctgtaccgcatgtgtttggactgtgggggaaaccggagcacccggaggaaacccacgtgaacgcagggagaacatgcaaactccacacagaaacggccactgagccaaggctcgaaccagcgacccagtgaccttcttgctgtgaggcgacagcactacctactgcgccacttcgtTGCCCACTTAAACCCGTTTTTAGCACTATTCACTTGTGAGGGGATTAATGAAAAGCATTGCTTGATTGgatttttaattgattaattgtgcagctatacactgaatacattaatgcaggctaaacacaTGACAgaaaacagtttatagtttaaaaGTTTATGGTTTTGGCGAGCTGAAATACCAACCAGGGGGCTAAATCTCACCTAAAATGGGTCTAGAACCACCCCTGATGTAAACCTGGCCTAAATGTGGATTATAAAAaggtataaataataaatatctaTTTAGACTCACCCTCTGAACCAGGAGGTACAAACTTAATTGAGAACAGAATGGTTCCTCTGCTGATGATGGCTTCCGGACTCAACTGAACCTACATAAAGAGAAAAAGTctcactatttatttataaaaattctgccatcagTTTATCTGTGGAAAGTGCTCACTCTTGGCTGAAGGTTTTGCCAGGTCGGCTGGTTCTGGCTCCAGTCCCACTGACCCAGCCTGACCTCCAGCTCTCCCAGGAAGAGGTTTCTCCTCATTCTCTCCATGTGCCACACTGACATACTCAACACGCGAGCCGGGAGGTCCAGTCGCCGCACTTTGTACTGATATAGACATATATTTTATAGCTTAGTCGAGTAATACCATTACAAAGCAATTTgttaatcattaaataaaagaaaactgacCGTCATGGTTTCATCGTAGACTGGATTTAATGTTTTCCTCCTCACTGCAGTCTTTTTCTTACTACGGGAAGTGTTGTCGGGGAGAAGGTAAACTTTAACATATCTGCACGCAAGAGAAAGAGACATTGAAATATCCACACTGCTTtaacctttaaaggtcccataaaattaaaggctttttagatgttagtatcagtattgtttgtttttagggaCTACAAactaaagcttgtagtttgtcacttccgcctaaatcggtcaacggttttattcacctcatacttcagatCCTCATCAAATCACGACCAATCAAATTCTCTCTTGTCGGACATGTCCAGCCCCCTTCAAGACacctctcatttgcttttcatttgatgtgcttgagctcatccactctcactggcagagtagTGATAAAACacaatgctattggctgttttttataagggggaggagctacacttttgacaaaggggaggagctactttcCCACActctcttcatgtttcggttgagattacgtcaagcatcataataaaattaatttcaagTATCatataaaaagtcatattttaaagcacttcatgggaccttttaaaatgcaaacctcactgtaattcatttttaaaaagtttgacaTCAACATTCCTAATCATGCACAAAAACATATTAAGCAGCGTGACTGTCTGATTTACTGTTTCATAAATAGTTAATGAATAACAATGAATGGGAGCTTGGTAGTTTAATACATACGGATCTGATCGATTTTTGCGTGCTGATGCAAGATCTTGGCAGCGTATTATGTGCACATAAAGCTCCTCCGTCCTGACATCATACTGCAGTGAGAACTGGATCCGTCCTGATACGACAACATCCCCAAAATCCCCCACACTGTACAGGCTCATCAGACTGCCATTCATCTGCACAAACACAAACTGAACAGTTAGAAAAATTACGTGTTTGatttgcagaataaaaaaatctttaataatggagtttttgtcttgttactAGTCCAAACATCAAACTACTAAAAAACTaagaagaattttccagacaagtaaaaattattgtattgttttcaggaaaataaagtttcaatttagtaattttctccttaaaacaagcaaaacaatctgcTTATGTGGTAAGAAATGTAGTCGGAAAAATAAGTGGccattattttgcttgttataggcaaaaaaaaatcaatttatttatttgtttctgaaaacaagacattcaTTTTTACTTGTCCAGAATTTGACTTGTTTTTAtggtgtatttaatatttttcacatttaaacataaacaacaatCATCAAGAACAGTGatgaaatggaaaaaataaaataaaatacagaatacAAAGTACAAATTATAGTATAGGTATTGGTACTCAGATACATCATatcaaaaatatgaatgaattaaattaataaataatataaaggcggcatagtggctcagtggttagcactgttgactcacagcaagatggtcactggtttgggacccggctgggtcatttggcattactgtgtctagtttgcatgttctccctgtgttggcgagggtttccgggttctccggtttcccccacagttcaaaaacatgcgctatgaatgaattgggtaaacaaaattggccgtagtttgtTAATgtaagagtttatgggtgtttcccagtactgggttgtggttggaagggcatctgcagtataaaacatatgctggaatagttggtggttcattacgctgtggcaacacctgataaataagggactgagccgatggagaatgaatgaataaataaataaataaactaagtgCAAAGCTAAATGAGGTACAGATGCCAGTGTATACAACAATCTCAATAATAAGATTAAAGAAGATAAAGGGTTACAAACTTTTATTATGTATTGTTATTATGACGGGTTGGCAGTGGTGACCAGTCTAGATCCAGCTGGAGAATTTTAACATAAGCAAGAAAGAGCTTCCAAATTTTAGCAAAACTTGTGTTATGTTTTTGAAGGGATGGTCTAATCTTCTGTAATCTTCAATAATTGAAATGCAGTAGGGGAGAGCGGGGACAAAAGTAAAGTAGGACAAAAGTAACAAAAAGGATTTTCTTGAAGTcctgacaacatttgctttccaggctataacgGCATGTTTAgcatgcaacccttgatggagctgccaaatatcagaattcggtaccgTGTCCCACAGTTAGATCCGAATTTCTGTTTTTA containing:
- the sytl1 gene encoding synaptotagmin-like protein 1 isoform X7, with amino-acid sequence MMNGSLMSLYSVGDFGDVVVSGRIQFSLQYDVRTEELYVHIIRCQDLASARKNRSDPYVKVYLLPDNTSRSKKKTAVRRKTLNPVYDETMTYKVRRLDLPARVLSMSVWHMERMRRNLFLGELEVRLGQWDWSQNQPTWQNLQPRVQLSPEAIISRGTILFSIKFVPPGSEGRGNPATGELHIWLREIVGLLPTKRGAPNTYVKSVVLPDESGVSGQQTRVVRGSVSPVFNHTMVYDGFQSSDLIQACAEITVWNPHPSGCLGGVRLSTGSGLSYGQSVCWMDSTEDEINVWSSVIQSPNSWVDTSLPIRTNLQLCSD
- the sytl1 gene encoding synaptotagmin-like protein 1 isoform X1, with the protein product MEKEPVLDLCHLTEVEQTVILNVLLRDAELRSREEGRVRKLQQTVSDPVHLRSLSGAWFHEERSKRYEKGGADVVHASLRRKRRGKDLPLTAIFDKGNNSSHVHEQQEEDRNAERDLQGNMNEREDDKHQEQKESGQEDGESLISNAITIPQSRTRNVTKRNEILGSGFEDSVEESENKERRILPSTSPTLQIDSEGDIDSGSTEINYTRFGSVTSLTSHHMMNGSLMSLYSVGDFGDVVVSGRIQFSLQYDVRTEELYVHIIRCQDLASARKNRSDPYVKVYLLPDNTSRSKKKTAVRRKTLNPVYDETMTYKVRRLDLPARVLSMSVWHMERMRRNLFLGELEVRLGQWDWSQNQPTWQNLQPRVQLSPEAIISRGTILFSIKFVPPGSEGRGNPATGELHIWLREIVGLLPTKRGAPNTYVKSVVLPDESGVSGQQTRVVRGSVSPVFNHTMVYDGFQSSDLIQACAEITVWNPHPSGCLGGVRLSTGSGLSYGQSVCWMDSTEDEINVWSSVIQSPNSWVDTSLPIRTNLQLCSD
- the sytl1 gene encoding synaptotagmin-like protein 1 isoform X4, yielding MLNSAAERKVESESFSRRCQTRCICAHSLVPGFTKNVLRDTRKEELMLFMLLYAVRGEEKQEEDRNAERDLQGNMNEREDDKHQEQKESGQEDGESLISNAITIPQSRTRNVTKRNEILGSGFEDSVEESENKERRILPSTSPTLQIDSEGDIDSGSTEINYTRFGSVTSLTSHHMMNGSLMSLYSVGDFGDVVVSGRIQFSLQYDVRTEELYVHIIRCQDLASARKNRSDPYVKVYLLPDNTSRSKKKTAVRRKTLNPVYDETMTYKVRRLDLPARVLSMSVWHMERMRRNLFLGELEVRLGQWDWSQNQPTWQNLQPRVQLSPEAIISRGTILFSIKFVPPGSEGRGNPATGELHIWLREIVGLLPTKRGAPNTYVKSVVLPDESGVSGQQTRVVRGSVSPVFNHTMVYDGFQSSDLIQACAEITVWNPHPSGCLGGVRLSTGSGLSYGQSVCWMDSTEDEINVWSSVIQSPNSWVDTSLPIRTNLQLCSD
- the sytl1 gene encoding synaptotagmin-like protein 1 isoform X5, whose product is MLFMLLYAVRGEEKQEEDRNAERDLQGNMNEREDDKHQEQKESGQEDGESLISNAITIPQSRTRNVTKRNEILGSGFEDSVEESENKERRILPSTSPTLQIDSEGDIDSGSTEINYTRFGSVTSLTSHHMMNGSLMSLYSVGDFGDVVVSGRIQFSLQYDVRTEELYVHIIRCQDLASARKNRSDPYVKVYLLPDNTSRSKKKTAVRRKTLNPVYDETMTYKVRRLDLPARVLSMSVWHMERMRRNLFLGELEVRLGQWDWSQNQPTWQNLQPRVQLSPEAIISRGTILFSIKFVPPGSEGRGNPATGELHIWLREIVGLLPTKRGAPNTYVKSVVLPDESGVSGQQTRVVRGSVSPVFNHTMVYDGFQSSDLIQACAEITVWNPHPSGCLGGVRLSTGSGLSYGQSVCWMDSTEDEINVWSSVIQSPNSWVDTSLPIRTNLQLCSD
- the sytl1 gene encoding synaptotagmin-like protein 1 isoform X3; amino-acid sequence: MRKLQQTVSDPVHLRSLSGAWFHEERSKRYEKGGADVVHASLRRKRRGKDLPLTAIFDKGNNSSHVHEQQEEDRNAERDLQGNMNEREDDKHQEQKESGQEDGESLISNAITIPQSRTRNVTKRNEILGSGFEDSVEESENKERRILPSTSPTLQIDSEGDIDSGSTEINYTRFGSVTSLTSHHMMNGSLMSLYSVGDFGDVVVSGRIQFSLQYDVRTEELYVHIIRCQDLASARKNRSDPYVKVYLLPDNTSRSKKKTAVRRKTLNPVYDETMTYKVRRLDLPARVLSMSVWHMERMRRNLFLGELEVRLGQWDWSQNQPTWQNLQPRVQLSPEAIISRGTILFSIKFVPPGSEGRGNPATGELHIWLREIVGLLPTKRGAPNTYVKSVVLPDESGVSGQQTRVVRGSVSPVFNHTMVYDGFQSSDLIQACAEITVWNPHPSGCLGGVRLSTGSGLSYGQSVCWMDSTEDEINVWSSVIQSPNSWVDTSLPIRTNLQLCSD
- the sytl1 gene encoding synaptotagmin-like protein 1 isoform X2; the encoded protein is MEKEPVLDLCHLTEVEQTVILNVLLRDAELRSREEGRVRFSRRCQTRCICAHSLVPGFTKNVLRDTRKEELMLFMLLYAVRGEEKQEEDRNAERDLQGNMNEREDDKHQEQKESGQEDGESLISNAITIPQSRTRNVTKRNEILGSGFEDSVEESENKERRILPSTSPTLQIDSEGDIDSGSTEINYTRFGSVTSLTSHHMMNGSLMSLYSVGDFGDVVVSGRIQFSLQYDVRTEELYVHIIRCQDLASARKNRSDPYVKVYLLPDNTSRSKKKTAVRRKTLNPVYDETMTYKVRRLDLPARVLSMSVWHMERMRRNLFLGELEVRLGQWDWSQNQPTWQNLQPRVQLSPEAIISRGTILFSIKFVPPGSEGRGNPATGELHIWLREIVGLLPTKRGAPNTYVKSVVLPDESGVSGQQTRVVRGSVSPVFNHTMVYDGFQSSDLIQACAEITVWNPHPSGCLGGVRLSTGSGLSYGQSVCWMDSTEDEINVWSSVIQSPNSWVDTSLPIRTNLQLCSD
- the sytl1 gene encoding synaptotagmin-like protein 1 isoform X6, producing the protein MNEREDDKHQEQKESGQEDGESLISNAITIPQSRTRNVTKRNEILGSGFEDSVEESENKERRILPSTSPTLQIDSEGDIDSGSTEINYTRFGSVTSLTSHHMMNGSLMSLYSVGDFGDVVVSGRIQFSLQYDVRTEELYVHIIRCQDLASARKNRSDPYVKVYLLPDNTSRSKKKTAVRRKTLNPVYDETMTYKVRRLDLPARVLSMSVWHMERMRRNLFLGELEVRLGQWDWSQNQPTWQNLQPRVQLSPEAIISRGTILFSIKFVPPGSEGRGNPATGELHIWLREIVGLLPTKRGAPNTYVKSVVLPDESGVSGQQTRVVRGSVSPVFNHTMVYDGFQSSDLIQACAEITVWNPHPSGCLGGVRLSTGSGLSYGQSVCWMDSTEDEINVWSSVIQSPNSWVDTSLPIRTNLQLCSD